The segment TGAGCGGCTTTCATCCCGCTCGTTCCAGAGGCTTCCATGGGAATCTCCGGAGTATTGAGCCAGACATCCACCCCGGCGATGATTTTCCGGGCGATATCGAAACCGTAATCTTCGATATAGGCCACACTGATGCTATCCTGCAAAGTCCTGGCGATTGTGTTGATATGATGAATGATACGCTTTCCCTCTTCATCCTGGGGATGGGCCTTGCCAGCATAGACGATTTGTAGCGGTCTTTGGCGGGTCACCTTTCTCAACCGTTCGAGGTTAGAAAAAAGTAGGTACGGCCGCTTGTAAGCCGTTATCCGCCGTGCGAAGCCGAGGGTGAGGTTCTCCGGCTTGAATTCGTGACCGGTTTTTTTTCGGACCAGGTCAATGAGTTTAGCTTTTTCAGCTTGATGAGCATCCCAGACCGCCTTGTCGGGAATGATGTCTACCCGGCTCAAAAGTTCCGGTTCATGGGCCCAGCCGGGGATATGTGAATCGTAAAGTTTCCGGAAAGCGGGGGCTGTCCAGGTAAAACTATGAACCCCATTGGTGACCGTCTGGATCGAGTAACCGGGAAACATGTGCCTGGAGACTTCGCTGTGTTTTTTTGCCACTCCGTTGACATAACCGGATAGGTTCAGAGCCAAAAGGGTCATGTTCAGGTTGGTTCGGCCGCCTAATTCCTGCAGGATGGAGAAGGGGACCAGTTCTTCGAATTCCCTTCGGACCAACCCGTAGTCGAACTTGTCGTGACCTGCCTCGACGGGAGTGTGAGTAGTGAAAACACACAAATCTCTTACGGTTTGAATGTCCCATATTTTTGACTCATCCCAGACCTCCTCCAGTCGGCGCTGGTGTTTTTTAAGGAGATCAAGGGTCAACAAGGCGGCATGTCCTTCATTGATGTGGTATTTTCTGACTTTGACGCCAAGTTTTTCCAGGATCCGCGCTCCACCCACTCCCAACACAATCTCCTGTTTCAGCCGGTACCGCTGGTCTCCTCCGTAGAGATAATCGGTGATCGTCCGGTCTTCCGGATCATTTTTTTCCAAATCAGTATCCAGAAATATGACTGGAACGATACCCCCGGCAATGCTGCGCCAATGGTATGCCCAAGCCCTGATCCAGACCTTTTTCCCCCCGATAGTGACAAAGACCTGTGGAAAAAGTGGTTTCAGGAATTTTTCGATTGCCCAAGCTGCCGGAATCTCCTGTTGTTGCCCTTCGGGGGATATCGTCTGCTGAAAGTACCCCTTGCGGCTTAAGAGCGTTACGGCGACGAAGGGGATAGAAAGATCGGCGGCTGAACGTACCGTGTCTCCAGCCAGAACCCCGAGCCCGCCGCTATAGGTTGGAATGTCTTGAAACAAGGCGATTTCCATGGAGAAATAAGCGATTGCCTGCTCATGTCTGAGTTTGTTCAGGATTTCCATCATTCACTCCGGTAGGTTAAGTCGTGGAAGAACTGGGTTTTTGGGCATGGAATTATTGGTATTTCCGGATCAACGACCTGTCGAACCCAAGCCGTTTTTTCCCCGCCGGCCTTCTGAAAGATCCCCCGCTTCGACAATCCGGATCGTGGGGAAGGGTCGCAGGGCCCCTTGAACAATGCGATCTCCCCGGCTGATGTGATAGTCTTCATTGCCCAAGTTGAAGAGCCTTACCAGCCAGTTCCCCCGGTATCCGGGATCGATCGTTCCCGGGTGGAGCATTATCCCATGTTTAATACCCAATCCGCTGCGCGGTCTGAGACAAACTTCGTAACCAGCGGGAATTTCCGAGGCGATCTCCAGATCGATAATTACACTCCCGCCTTTAGGCACAGTCCGATCGACCGGGCTGAAGAGATCGAAACAGGCATCTTCCGGATATGCGAAACGGGGTAGAACGGCGTCATTTGACATTCTTTTAAAGGTGATCACGACATCATTTTCCATAGGCAACACTCAAACAGTATATAGGAAAAGAAATGATGTGCAATAGTGTGGGTGAGGAGTATAGGCAAAGTGTTGAAGGACGACTGCCGGAGTTCGGAAGCGATCGGTACGTTGAGGGCAGGAGGCGGACTTGTGCCGGAATACACAGAACATGCAAGACCCCCTGCATTTAAGGGTAATTAATGATACAATAACCAGGAAAATGCGACGGGGATTACACCGGTCATGGGGATAGGAGCCATGCGATTGCATTGGACCAGGGCGTGTTCTTGAGCACCGAGGAAGG is part of the Atribacteraceae bacterium genome and harbors:
- the dut gene encoding dUTP diphosphatase yields the protein MENDVVITFKRMSNDAVLPRFAYPEDACFDLFSPVDRTVPKGGSVIIDLEIASEIPAGYEVCLRPRSGLGIKHGIMLHPGTIDPGYRGNWLVRLFNLGNEDYHISRGDRIVQGALRPFPTIRIVEAGDLSEGRRGKNGLGSTGR
- the glgP gene encoding alpha-glucan family phosphorylase; the protein is MMEILNKLRHEQAIAYFSMEIALFQDIPTYSGGLGVLAGDTVRSAADLSIPFVAVTLLSRKGYFQQTISPEGQQQEIPAAWAIEKFLKPLFPQVFVTIGGKKVWIRAWAYHWRSIAGGIVPVIFLDTDLEKNDPEDRTITDYLYGGDQRYRLKQEIVLGVGGARILEKLGVKVRKYHINEGHAALLTLDLLKKHQRRLEEVWDESKIWDIQTVRDLCVFTTHTPVEAGHDKFDYGLVRREFEELVPFSILQELGGRTNLNMTLLALNLSGYVNGVAKKHSEVSRHMFPGYSIQTVTNGVHSFTWTAPAFRKLYDSHIPGWAHEPELLSRVDIIPDKAVWDAHQAEKAKLIDLVRKKTGHEFKPENLTLGFARRITAYKRPYLLFSNLERLRKVTRQRPLQIVYAGKAHPQDEEGKRIIHHINTIARTLQDSISVAYIEDYGFDIARKIIAGVDVWLNTPEIPMEASGTSGMKAAHNGVLNFSVLDGWWMEGCIEGITGWAIGREVPEHDDPSARIREELDDLYNKLEYIIFPTYYQQIDTWIKLMKNSIGKIASYFNSHRMMKRYITDAYFHQSFPTKFLNGTPQLHSLIK